The genomic region AATGCTTTTCTAATTACCACCTTAATTTACTTAAGGATTCTATATCCACCGATTTCGTATTTCTATATACCATGATGATGATGGCTAGCCCCACAGCTACTTCTGCCGCTGCAAGAGCCATAATAAAAAACACGAATACTTGTCCGCTGGGATCTCCGCGATAAGCAGAAAAAGCAGCTAATAATAGGTTCACTGAGTTCAACATGAGCTCAATCGACATCATAATAATGATGACATTACGACGAATGAGTACACCGGTTACTCCGATCGCAAAAATAATACTGCAGAAAATCAAATAATGATTTAGGGGAATCCCCTGCATATTTTGAATAAGACTATCCATTTTGTTTAACTCGTGTTTCTTTTTTCGCTAATAGTACGGCTCCCACCATCGCTGTCAATAGCAGGATCGAGGAAATCTCAAATGGTAAAAGAAAATCTCTAAAAAGGACTTTCC from Sphingobacterium sp. BN32 harbors:
- the nuoK gene encoding NADH-quinone oxidoreductase subunit NuoK, translating into MDSLIQNMQGIPLNHYLIFCSIIFAIGVTGVLIRRNVIIIMMSIELMLNSVNLLLAAFSAYRGDPSGQVFVFFIMALAAAEVAVGLAIIIMVYRNTKSVDIESLSKLRW